Proteins encoded by one window of Paenibacillus sp. DCT19:
- a CDS encoding DUF3048 domain-containing protein has protein sequence MKLFPWKRTASATSLLILAISLAACQNKELAQMPEQPNNVPAPVQEEQVVEEPAKALFTAPLTGLPSNEAITNRPLAVMINNAPAARPQSGLSSADIILEVLAEGGITRFIAIFQSEGGAETVGPVRSIRPYLIQLGESYDGVLVHAGGSPEAYSILQRQQKQHMDEISNGGPYFWRSSDRKAPHNLYTSVDKLREGADIKGYSHDSVSPVYTYNEEGSTSDGETAKQFEIHYLLNSYLVTYDYDEVSGRYMRLVNGKADQDMDNGEQLGAANIIVAGADHKVLDDVGRLSVNLEQGGEAMLFQKGKMIRGQWEKKQGDIIRFVQNGSEVALVPGKTFISIVPNQPSFTDHVKLNEQ, from the coding sequence TTGAAGCTCTTCCCATGGAAACGAACTGCATCCGCTACGTCCCTACTTATCCTTGCCATTAGTCTTGCTGCGTGTCAGAACAAAGAGTTAGCACAGATGCCAGAGCAGCCGAATAATGTTCCAGCACCCGTACAGGAGGAACAAGTCGTCGAAGAACCAGCGAAAGCTCTTTTTACTGCACCACTTACCGGTTTGCCTTCTAATGAAGCAATCACGAACAGACCCTTGGCTGTAATGATTAATAACGCTCCTGCCGCGAGACCCCAATCGGGTTTGAGTTCCGCAGATATTATTTTAGAGGTGCTTGCAGAGGGTGGTATTACCCGGTTCATCGCCATCTTCCAGAGTGAAGGCGGTGCTGAAACGGTAGGACCTGTGCGTAGCATCAGGCCATATCTGATTCAGCTTGGCGAGAGCTATGATGGGGTGCTTGTTCATGCAGGCGGGAGCCCAGAGGCGTATTCTATTTTGCAACGACAACAAAAACAACATATGGATGAAATATCAAACGGTGGGCCGTATTTCTGGCGTTCCTCCGATCGTAAAGCTCCGCATAATCTATACACCTCTGTGGACAAGCTCAGAGAAGGAGCCGATATCAAGGGTTACAGTCACGACAGTGTATCGCCTGTCTATACCTATAATGAAGAAGGTTCTACTTCTGACGGAGAGACAGCGAAGCAATTCGAAATTCATTATTTATTGAATAGTTACCTTGTGACGTATGATTATGACGAAGTTAGCGGACGATATATGAGATTGGTAAACGGCAAAGCCGATCAAGATATGGATAATGGTGAACAACTTGGAGCTGCCAACATTATTGTTGCGGGTGCGGATCATAAGGTGCTTGACGATGTAGGTCGATTGTCCGTCAATCTGGAGCAAGGTGGGGAAGCGATGTTATTCCAGAAGGGCAAAATGATCCGTGGACAGTGGGAGAAGAAACAAGGGGATATCATTCGGTTTGTTCAGAATGGCAGTGAAGTAGCGCTTGTGCCGGGTAAGACGTTTATCAGCATTGTGCCGAATCAGCCGAGTTTTACCGACCATGTGAAATTGAATGAGCAATAA
- a CDS encoding DUF47 domain-containing protein, whose protein sequence is MKLKKKKDIFFETLENMADTVVQAADYFSQHVSNLQDVTLFANEMKKYESKCDDYVHTIITELNKTFITPIERDDIMELTTTLDDVLDGIEATASRFYMYQLTDPDEYIVQFADILRQSAYEIQKAIHLLSQKKLLAIREYTIRLNDLENQGDEVLRMCIKNLFATVSDPIELIKRKEIYERLETTTDACEHVANVLESIIMRNS, encoded by the coding sequence ATGAAGCTTAAGAAGAAGAAGGATATATTTTTTGAAACACTGGAGAACATGGCAGATACGGTTGTTCAAGCGGCAGATTATTTCTCCCAGCATGTTTCCAACCTTCAGGATGTGACTCTTTTTGCCAATGAAATGAAGAAGTACGAGTCGAAATGTGATGATTACGTGCATACGATCATTACAGAACTCAACAAAACATTTATCACGCCGATCGAACGCGATGATATTATGGAGCTGACAACAACGCTTGATGACGTATTGGACGGAATCGAAGCAACGGCTTCCCGTTTCTATATGTACCAATTGACGGATCCAGACGAGTATATTGTTCAATTCGCTGACATTTTGCGACAATCGGCTTACGAAATTCAGAAGGCGATTCATTTGCTGTCACAGAAAAAATTGCTCGCTATCCGTGAGTACACCATTCGTTTGAATGATCTGGAAAACCAGGGCGACGAAGTACTACGCATGTGTATCAAAAATCTCTTCGCTACCGTGTCAGATCCAATTGAACTGATCAAGCGCAAAGAAATTTATGAGCGTCTTGAGACGACGACGGATGCTTGTGAACATGTAGCGAACGTGCTTGAGTCCATCATCATGCGTAATTCTTAA